A stretch of Clostridium sp. BJN0001 DNA encodes these proteins:
- the dxs gene encoding 1-deoxy-D-xylulose-5-phosphate synthase encodes MKLIDKLKFPDDINSLDFAKLDELSQEIREFLIESVSKTGGHLSSNLGVCDLTLSLFKAFDFNKDKVIFDVGHQSYVYKILTGRKDDFVNLRKYGGLSGFPKTNESKFDFFNTGHSSTSISAGLGMARARDIKGEKYNIISVIGDGALTGGMSFEALNDLGFRKTKMIVILNDNGMSIAKNVGGLSKYLNYLRIKPSYSRLKNNIHASLETTDFGKNVADRISKLKDRVKKIVIPSMLFEDMGLKYIGPIDGHNIKEMTEIFKNVKEIDEPCIIHVVTKKGRGYQFAEESPGKFHGIKPFDLESGEVKKSLNRTFSKAFGKSIIDIAKKNKKVVAVTAAMPDGTGLKEFSQIFKNRFFDVGIAEQHAVTLSAGMAISGLVPVAAIYSTFLQRAYDQILHDVCLQNLHVVFAIDRAGIVGEDGETHQGIMDVSFLYSMPNMTIIEPKCTDEVKNALNYAVNEFKGPIVVRYPKGGDSVLDLKPIKKFDYGKWEVINEGEDVCIIASGRMLQNALIAKDSIENEKVNPMIVNASFIKPIDTMLLDKIAKKNFNILILEDNMISGGLGTNIVQYINSNGNNNKIVLRGYNDFVPQGNVNILYKIYGLDCDSIKQDIINLYKNKRRV; translated from the coding sequence ATGAAATTAATAGATAAGTTAAAATTTCCAGATGATATAAATTCTTTGGATTTTGCAAAATTAGATGAGCTTAGTCAAGAAATAAGAGAATTTCTAATTGAAAGTGTTTCAAAAACAGGTGGACATCTTTCATCAAATCTTGGAGTTTGCGATCTTACATTAAGCCTTTTTAAAGCTTTTGATTTTAATAAAGATAAAGTAATATTTGATGTAGGACATCAGAGCTATGTATATAAAATTCTTACAGGTAGAAAAGATGATTTTGTAAATTTAAGAAAGTATGGGGGCTTAAGTGGATTCCCTAAAACAAATGAAAGTAAGTTTGACTTCTTTAATACAGGACATAGTTCGACTTCAATTTCAGCTGGACTTGGTATGGCAAGAGCAAGAGATATAAAAGGTGAAAAATATAATATTATTTCTGTAATAGGAGATGGAGCCTTAACAGGAGGAATGTCATTTGAAGCTTTAAATGACTTAGGCTTTAGAAAAACTAAAATGATAGTTATTTTAAATGATAATGGAATGTCAATTGCAAAAAATGTTGGAGGATTATCTAAATATCTTAATTATTTAAGAATAAAACCTTCATATAGCAGATTAAAAAATAATATTCATGCATCACTTGAAACGACTGATTTTGGCAAAAATGTAGCAGATAGAATTTCAAAACTTAAAGATAGAGTAAAAAAGATAGTAATACCATCAATGCTTTTTGAAGATATGGGACTTAAATACATAGGACCTATCGATGGTCATAATATAAAAGAAATGACAGAAATATTTAAAAATGTGAAAGAAATTGATGAACCATGTATAATTCATGTAGTTACAAAAAAAGGAAGGGGATATCAGTTTGCTGAAGAGAGCCCTGGAAAATTTCATGGAATAAAACCATTTGATTTAGAGAGTGGAGAAGTAAAAAAGAGTTTAAACAGGACATTTTCGAAGGCTTTTGGAAAGTCTATTATAGATATTGCAAAGAAGAATAAAAAGGTTGTAGCAGTAACGGCAGCTATGCCAGATGGAACAGGACTTAAAGAATTTTCTCAGATTTTTAAGAATAGATTTTTTGATGTTGGAATTGCAGAGCAACATGCAGTTACGTTATCTGCAGGAATGGCTATTTCAGGACTTGTTCCTGTGGCAGCAATTTATTCGACTTTTTTGCAGAGAGCTTATGATCAGATTCTTCATGATGTATGTCTTCAAAATCTTCATGTAGTTTTTGCTATAGATAGAGCTGGGATAGTTGGAGAAGATGGTGAGACACATCAAGGAATAATGGATGTATCCTTCTTATATTCAATGCCTAATATGACAATAATAGAACCAAAGTGTACTGATGAAGTAAAAAATGCTTTAAACTATGCAGTAAATGAATTCAAAGGACCTATAGTAGTCAGATATCCAAAAGGTGGAGATTCAGTTTTAGATTTAAAGCCGATAAAAAAGTTTGATTATGGAAAATGGGAAGTTATAAATGAAGGAGAAGATGTATGTATTATAGCATCAGGAAGGATGCTTCAAAATGCATTAATTGCAAAAGATTCAATTGAAAATGAAAAAGTAAATCCAATGATAGTAAATGCTTCATTCATAAAACCTATTGATACTATGCTTTTAGATAAAATAGCTAAAAAGAATTTTAATATTCTTATTTTAGAGGATAATATGATATCTGGAGGACTTGGAACAAACATAGTTCAGTATATAAATAGTAATGGAAATAATAATAAAATAGTCCTTAGAGGATACAATGATTTTGTACCTCAGGGAAACGTAAATATTTTATATAAAATATATGGTCTTGATTGCGATAGTATAAAACAAGACATAATAAATCTTTACAAAAATAAGAGGAGAGTTTAA
- a CDS encoding TlyA family RNA methyltransferase produces MNKKERLDILLVSKGIITSRERAKACIMEGKVYVDGNKADKAGEKYNVDSNIEYRGNKLKYVSRGGLKLEKAMKSFDIDLNDKICMDIGASTGGFTDCMLQNGAKKVYSVDVGYGQFAWKLRTNEKVVTMERTNIRYVTRDDIDDLIDFASIDVSFISLKKIMEPVLNLLTDKGSIAALIKPQFEAGREKVGKKGVVRERSTHKEVVEDICNFLLAHNLTIIGVDFSPIKGPEGNIEYLVYFTKDKLMQSTFTIEDADKIVDLSHDTLA; encoded by the coding sequence TTGAATAAAAAAGAAAGATTAGATATACTTTTAGTATCTAAGGGTATAATTACCTCAAGAGAAAGAGCTAAAGCTTGCATAATGGAAGGAAAAGTCTATGTTGATGGAAATAAAGCCGATAAAGCAGGAGAAAAATATAATGTAGACTCCAATATAGAATATAGAGGAAATAAGCTTAAATATGTAAGCAGAGGCGGTCTTAAACTTGAAAAAGCAATGAAGTCTTTTGATATAGATTTAAATGATAAAATTTGTATGGATATAGGAGCATCAACAGGAGGCTTTACAGATTGTATGCTTCAAAATGGAGCAAAAAAAGTATATTCTGTTGATGTGGGCTATGGACAATTTGCATGGAAACTTAGAACTAATGAAAAAGTTGTTACAATGGAAAGAACAAATATACGATATGTAACAAGAGATGATATAGATGATCTTATAGATTTCGCATCAATAGATGTGTCATTTATATCATTAAAGAAGATAATGGAACCTGTCTTAAATCTACTTACAGATAAAGGATCTATAGCAGCTCTCATAAAGCCTCAGTTTGAAGCTGGAAGAGAAAAAGTTGGGAAAAAAGGTGTTGTACGAGAGAGATCAACACATAAAGAAGTTGTAGAAGATATTTGCAATTTTCTATTAGCTCATAATCTTACAATAATAGGAGTAGACTTTTCACCTATTAAAGGACCTGAAGGAAATATAGAATATTTAGTTTATTTTACTAAGGATAAACTGATGCAAAGCACTTTTACTATAGAGGATGCAGATAAAATTGTAGATTTATCACATGATACTTTAGCATAA
- a CDS encoding NAD(+)/NADH kinase, with amino-acid sequence MLNIGVAINTSKDKDSSILNMIVKKFKENFSIDSIKIFDCFDIENQNLSSVDFLIVLGGDGTLLGISRGISGKYDVPILGINIGNLGFLSSIDISEIDEAILKIKQKKYKITDRMMIECIIEDFKKSETFTALNDVVIARGTLSRMLKLKVSVDKKVYSIFNGDGLIVSTPTGSTGYSFSAGGPFVYPNLELLTLTPICAHSKGMQPIVLNKDSIINIEALNQEEKIYLTVDGQKNIEIHKNTIVKVKKSDKRVKIILFDDYDYFKVLRTKILNN; translated from the coding sequence ATGTTAAATATAGGGGTAGCTATAAATACTTCTAAAGACAAAGATAGTAGTATTTTAAATATGATAGTAAAAAAATTCAAAGAAAATTTTTCTATAGATAGTATTAAGATATTTGACTGTTTTGATATAGAGAATCAGAATCTTTCATCAGTTGATTTTCTTATTGTTCTTGGAGGAGATGGAACTCTTCTTGGAATTTCAAGAGGAATTTCAGGAAAATATGATGTACCGATTTTAGGAATAAATATTGGAAATCTTGGCTTTTTATCAAGCATAGATATATCAGAAATAGATGAAGCTATTTTAAAAATCAAACAGAAAAAGTATAAAATAACAGATAGAATGATGATAGAGTGCATTATAGAAGATTTTAAAAAATCAGAAACTTTTACAGCATTAAATGATGTCGTTATTGCAAGAGGAACATTATCTAGAATGCTTAAATTAAAAGTTTCAGTTGATAAAAAAGTTTATTCAATATTTAATGGAGATGGACTTATAGTTTCTACACCTACAGGATCAACAGGATATTCTTTTTCAGCAGGAGGTCCTTTTGTTTATCCTAATCTTGAGCTTTTAACGCTTACTCCAATATGTGCTCATTCAAAAGGAATGCAGCCTATAGTTTTAAATAAAGATAGCATAATTAATATTGAGGCGTTAAATCAGGAAGAAAAAATATATCTTACAGTTGATGGACAGAAAAATATAGAAATACATAAAAATACAATTGTCAAAGTAAAAAAGAGCGATAAGAGAGTAAAAATAATTCTCTTTGATGACTATGATTATTTTAAAGTTTTAAGAACAAAAATATTAAATAACTAA
- a CDS encoding arginine repressor — translation MKSKRHTKILEIINSTDIETQEELAAKLKEEGFNVTQATVSRDIKNLKLIKIPSSQGKSKYVVRTAEKHDIYQKLASILSTTVLSVESVDKMVVIKTISGSGAITAEAIDNLHETDIAGTVAGDNTIFILLRTLSAAEDLVAKIRKKMS, via the coding sequence TTGAAATCAAAAAGACATACAAAAATTCTTGAAATTATAAATTCTACAGATATTGAAACACAAGAGGAGCTTGCAGCAAAACTTAAAGAAGAAGGTTTTAATGTAACTCAAGCTACAGTTTCAAGAGATATAAAAAATTTAAAGCTAATTAAAATACCATCATCGCAGGGAAAATCAAAGTATGTTGTAAGAACAGCAGAAAAACATGATATTTACCAAAAACTTGCGAGTATATTATCAACAACAGTTCTAAGCGTTGAAAGTGTAGACAAAATGGTCGTAATAAAGACAATATCTGGATCTGGAGCAATTACTGCAGAAGCTATTGATAATCTCCATGAAACAGATATAGCAGGAACAGTTGCAGGTGATAATACAATATTTATTTTATTAAGAACTTTAAGTGCAGCAGAAGATTTAGTAGCAAAAATCAGGAAAAAGATGTCTTAA
- the recN gene encoding DNA repair protein RecN, translating to MLLQLNIRNFALISNLTVNFNEGFNILSGETGAGKSILIDAIDFVLGGKFSKNLIRTGEDKTYVEALFTVENSNIKNALSDLSIEYEDDMIIISRETHKCGKNILKINGKSVLTGSIKKLRSKILDIHGQHQNQNLMSKSNHILYLDDFLENEIKSPLSKFVDLKNKKKNIEDKIYEITKDEDREKILSFLKYQINDIKNASLKENEEEELNKKFDVLSNSEKINDALVSSYQNLSGNSESSILELLSKAISNLSEIEDKFESAKDERESLEGAYYVIQESARNIRDYAENVVYDKDEIEKINERIYEISGYKKKYGPTISDILKYYEEIKEKYEKIVNSEQILQKLNSERDSIIEDMSEISELIHNIRFKKASELEEKILSELKYVGLDKCRMKISVEKQTEFNERGYDDVSFLISTNPGEPLMNLEKVLSGGELSRIMLAMKCVFAEKDKIPTLIFDEIDTGISGIIAQRVGEKMYELSKTHQVLCITHLSQIAILSDYHYFVSKSVKEGKTYTQIKVLNKNEKEKEISKMLAGDDVTENTINSVREMIEKTEKRKYQISHNIYYNGKNKAIR from the coding sequence ATGTTATTACAGCTTAATATAAGAAATTTTGCACTTATTTCGAATCTTACTGTTAATTTTAATGAGGGATTTAATATCTTATCAGGAGAAACAGGAGCAGGAAAATCAATTCTAATTGATGCAATAGATTTTGTTCTTGGTGGAAAGTTTTCAAAAAATTTAATAAGAACAGGTGAAGATAAAACTTATGTTGAAGCGCTTTTTACAGTAGAAAATTCTAATATAAAAAATGCACTTTCTGATTTATCTATAGAATATGAGGATGATATGATTATAATATCAAGAGAAACTCATAAGTGTGGAAAAAATATTCTTAAAATAAATGGAAAGAGTGTTTTAACTGGCTCAATAAAAAAATTGAGATCTAAAATATTAGATATACATGGTCAGCATCAGAATCAGAATCTTATGTCAAAAAGTAATCATATATTATATCTTGATGATTTTTTAGAAAATGAAATTAAATCACCTTTAAGTAAATTTGTAGACTTAAAAAATAAAAAAAAGAATATAGAAGATAAAATTTATGAAATAACTAAAGATGAAGATAGAGAAAAGATATTAAGCTTTTTAAAATATCAGATTAATGATATAAAAAATGCGTCTTTAAAAGAAAATGAAGAAGAAGAATTAAATAAAAAATTTGATGTTTTATCAAATAGCGAAAAAATAAATGATGCATTAGTATCATCTTATCAAAACTTAAGCGGAAACTCTGAAAGCTCTATTTTAGAACTTTTATCAAAAGCTATAAGTAATCTTTCAGAAATAGAAGATAAGTTTGAGAGTGCTAAAGACGAGAGAGAGTCACTTGAAGGTGCATACTATGTTATTCAAGAATCAGCAAGAAATATAAGAGATTATGCTGAAAATGTAGTATATGATAAAGATGAAATAGAAAAAATAAATGAAAGAATATATGAAATAAGCGGATATAAGAAAAAGTATGGTCCAACTATTTCTGATATATTAAAATATTATGAAGAAATAAAAGAAAAATATGAGAAAATAGTAAATTCGGAACAAATTCTTCAAAAATTAAATTCAGAAAGAGATTCTATAATAGAAGATATGAGTGAAATATCTGAACTTATTCATAATATTAGATTTAAAAAAGCATCTGAACTTGAAGAAAAGATATTATCTGAATTAAAATATGTTGGACTTGATAAATGTAGAATGAAAATATCAGTAGAAAAGCAGACTGAATTTAATGAAAGAGGATATGATGATGTATCATTTCTAATTTCAACAAATCCTGGAGAACCTCTTATGAATCTTGAAAAAGTTTTATCAGGAGGAGAACTTTCAAGAATAATGCTTGCAATGAAATGTGTTTTTGCAGAAAAAGATAAAATACCTACTTTGATTTTTGATGAAATTGATACAGGTATAAGTGGCATTATTGCTCAAAGAGTTGGAGAAAAAATGTATGAATTATCTAAGACTCATCAGGTCTTATGCATAACGCATTTATCACAGATAGCTATTCTTTCTGATTATCATTACTTTGTTTCAAAAAGTGTCAAAGAAGGAAAGACATATACACAGATAAAAGTACTTAATAAAAATGAAAAAGAAAAAGAAATTTCTAAGATGTTAGCTGGAGACGATGTTACAGAAAACACAATAAATAGCGTACGTGAAATGATTGAAAAAACAGAAAAAAGAAAATATCAAATTTCACATAATATATATTATAATGGGAAAAATAAAGCCATACGTTAG
- the spoIVB gene encoding SpoIVB peptidase, with protein sequence MRKKIMFISSVFLTPVLIIILFLSQYLNIYPSKNYIRYLEDNRSLFSSTQNVENCKNNPLYVNDLKTDKDEIQQKIPLKIYPGGNPVGVKVASNGIIIVGYSKVCIDGQKEESPAKENGLLIGDVILKVNGIEVENSLDLVKELKENKNDIVELKILRDGKIIKKNIKLLKEENEYKIGLWIRDSTAGVGTMTFLDKDMKLYGALGHPITDCDTNQRFTIKKGVLLDSSIISVRRSEKGSPGELRGVFVDEETPKGNIEKNTLSGIFGKIEDENQFKNENTLMDVGYKEDIKEGSAEIITTIDEYGPKRYTIEIEKVLNQTEPGSKSMLIRVTDKRLLDKTGGIVQGMSGSPIIQNEKIVGAVTHVLVNKPEMGYGIYIEWMLREAGLI encoded by the coding sequence ATGAGAAAGAAAATTATGTTTATTTCATCAGTTTTTTTAACTCCAGTCCTGATAATAATTTTGTTTTTATCACAATATCTTAATATATATCCTTCCAAAAATTATATAAGATATTTAGAAGATAATAGAAGTTTATTTTCAAGTACTCAAAATGTAGAAAACTGCAAAAATAATCCTCTATATGTAAATGATCTTAAAACGGATAAAGATGAAATACAACAAAAAATTCCACTAAAAATTTATCCTGGAGGAAATCCTGTAGGTGTAAAGGTTGCGAGCAATGGAATAATAATTGTTGGTTATTCAAAAGTATGTATTGATGGTCAAAAAGAAGAAAGTCCAGCAAAAGAAAATGGTCTTTTAATAGGAGATGTAATACTTAAGGTAAATGGAATAGAAGTTGAAAATTCTCTTGATCTTGTAAAAGAATTAAAGGAAAATAAAAATGATATAGTAGAACTTAAGATTTTAAGAGATGGAAAAATTATAAAAAAAAATATTAAACTTTTAAAAGAAGAAAATGAATATAAAATAGGTTTGTGGATAAGGGATTCTACAGCTGGTGTTGGAACAATGACATTTTTAGATAAAGATATGAAACTTTATGGTGCTTTAGGTCATCCGATAACAGATTGTGATACAAATCAAAGATTTACGATTAAAAAAGGAGTTCTTCTTGATTCTTCGATAATTAGCGTAAGAAGAAGTGAAAAAGGATCTCCTGGAGAATTAAGAGGAGTATTTGTAGATGAGGAAACACCTAAAGGAAATATAGAAAAAAATACTTTAAGTGGAATATTTGGAAAGATTGAAGATGAAAATCAGTTTAAAAATGAAAATACATTAATGGATGTAGGTTATAAAGAAGATATAAAAGAAGGTAGTGCAGAAATTATTACAACTATTGATGAATATGGTCCTAAAAGATATACAATTGAAATAGAAAAAGTTTTAAATCAAACAGAACCGGGTTCAAAAAGCATGCTTATTAGAGTGACAGATAAAAGGCTACTTGATAAAACGGGCGGAATTGTTCAAGGAATGAGTGGAAGTCCTATAATACAGAATGAAAAAATAGTAGGCGCAGTAACTCATGTTTTAGTTAATAAACCAGAAATGGGATATGGAATATACATAGAATGGATGCTTAGGGAAGCAGGATTAATTTAA
- the spo0A gene encoding sporulation transcription factor Spo0A — protein MENSKISVVIADDNKEFCSILNDYLLNQRDIIVTGIAQDGLEVLDLIQKKKPDLVILDIIMPHLDGLGVLERLNKINLEKRPKIIILSAVGQDKITQSAIMLGADYYTVKPFDMEVFIKRIREMFRNTAFSTNSVMQKSMDSSRRYIEQSYQKDEPMDLETEITNIIHEVGVPAHIKGYIYLREAITMVVNDMDLLSAVTKELYPSIAKKYNTTASRVERAIRHAIEVAWGRGQIEAINRLFGYTVHNDKGKPTNSEFIAIIADKLRLKNKVS, from the coding sequence ATGGAAAATTCAAAAATTTCAGTTGTAATTGCAGATGATAATAAGGAATTCTGCAGTATTTTAAATGACTATTTGTTAAATCAGAGGGATATTATAGTAACAGGAATAGCACAAGATGGGTTGGAAGTGCTAGATTTAATACAAAAGAAAAAACCTGATTTAGTAATACTTGACATCATAATGCCGCACCTTGATGGACTTGGTGTACTTGAAAGACTTAACAAGATTAATCTTGAAAAAAGGCCAAAAATAATAATATTATCAGCAGTTGGACAAGATAAGATTACTCAAAGTGCAATAATGCTTGGAGCAGATTATTATACTGTCAAACCATTTGATATGGAAGTCTTTATAAAAAGAATAAGAGAAATGTTTAGAAATACTGCTTTTTCTACAAATTCTGTTATGCAAAAAAGTATGGATTCATCAAGAAGATATATAGAACAATCTTATCAGAAAGATGAACCTATGGATCTTGAAACAGAAATTACCAATATAATACATGAAGTTGGTGTCCCTGCTCACATTAAAGGATATATATATCTTAGAGAAGCTATCACAATGGTAGTAAATGATATGGATCTTTTATCAGCAGTTACTAAAGAATTATATCCATCAATAGCTAAGAAATATAATACAACAGCTTCAAGAGTTGAAAGAGCTATAAGACATGCTATAGAAGTTGCATGGGGTAGAGGTCAGATAGAAGCAATAAATAGACTATTTGGTTACACTGTTCATAACGATAAAGGCAAACCTACAAATAGTGAATTTATCGCAATTATAGCTGATAAATTAAGACTTAAAAATAAAGTGTCATAA
- a CDS encoding ABC transporter permease, translating to MIKKLHYFLRRFYIFLIILILWKLVSDLGIWSSYILSPPEKVLKTLISMIEDNSLLKNIAISFRRVFTGFFISASFGIPLGIFFGVNIKVYEYFKTLLNFIRNIPPISLIPMLILWCGIGEESKIIIIILASFFPIFLNTLKGIKNCDNNLIEVGKSFKLSYFTIIRRIIIPSAVVDIVVGLRLSLGYSFRAIVGAELIAASSGLGYLISDAKDMSRTDAVIVGILAIGVVGIICDTLFLKLIKMLSKGRQDCFYE from the coding sequence ATGATAAAGAAGTTACACTATTTTTTACGCAGATTCTATATATTCTTAATAATATTAATTTTGTGGAAATTAGTATCTGATTTAGGAATATGGAGCAGCTACATACTTTCTCCACCTGAAAAAGTTTTAAAAACACTTATAAGTATGATAGAAGATAATAGTCTTTTAAAAAATATTGCTATAAGTTTTAGACGAGTTTTTACAGGATTTTTTATAAGCGCTTCATTTGGAATACCTCTTGGAATTTTTTTTGGAGTTAATATAAAAGTTTATGAATATTTTAAAACTTTACTAAATTTTATTCGAAATATTCCACCTATTTCACTTATTCCAATGCTAATTTTATGGTGTGGTATTGGAGAAGAATCAAAAATTATAATTATAATTCTTGCATCTTTCTTCCCTATATTTTTAAATACGCTAAAAGGGATAAAAAATTGTGATAACAATCTTATAGAAGTTGGAAAATCATTTAAATTATCATATTTTACAATAATAAGAAGAATAATCATTCCTAGTGCAGTAGTTGATATTGTAGTTGGATTAAGGCTTTCACTTGGTTATAGTTTTAGAGCAATTGTTGGTGCTGAACTTATTGCAGCTTCATCAGGACTTGGATATCTGATTTCTGATGCAAAAGATATGTCAAGAACAGATGCTGTAATTGTAGGAATACTTGCAATTGGAGTTGTTGGAATAATATGTGATACTTTATTTTTAAAATTAATTAAGATGCTCTCAAAAGGAAGGCAGGATTGTTTTTATGAATAG
- a CDS encoding ATP-binding cassette domain-containing protein, with protein MNRPEFILNNVSKIYSVNNKSHIVFENLNISIKADEITVIIGESGCGKTTLLRIIAGLEDFNSGKVSYFQDKEIKNIKTGIVFQESRLMPWLNVTENILFSINNKNIRKNTEVLKKLDKYLKIMKLENFKKAYPNELSGGMAQRVSIARAMFYEPDVFLMDEPFSALDYFTKKDMQSEVIKIYEETKKGIIFVTHDIDEALKIANKIIVFTPNKTIEEFEINYGFDRNITDEKFIKLKDKILKILKEE; from the coding sequence ATGAATAGGCCAGAATTTATTTTAAATAACGTTTCAAAAATTTATTCTGTAAATAATAAGTCTCATATTGTTTTTGAAAATTTAAATATTTCTATAAAAGCTGATGAAATAACAGTAATTATAGGTGAAAGTGGCTGTGGAAAGACAACTCTTTTAAGAATTATTGCAGGACTTGAAGATTTTAATTCAGGTAAAGTATCATATTTTCAAGATAAAGAAATAAAAAATATTAAAACAGGAATTGTGTTTCAAGAAAGCAGACTTATGCCATGGCTTAATGTTACAGAAAATATTCTTTTTTCAATAAATAATAAAAATATAAGAAAAAATACAGAAGTTTTAAAAAAATTAGACAAATACTTAAAAATAATGAAACTTGAAAATTTTAAAAAAGCATATCCAAATGAACTATCAGGAGGAATGGCACAAAGAGTAAGCATTGCAAGAGCTATGTTTTATGAACCAGATGTATTTCTTATGGACGAGCCTTTTTCTGCATTAGATTATTTTACAAAAAAAGATATGCAAAGTGAAGTAATAAAAATTTATGAGGAAACTAAAAAAGGTATAATTTTTGTAACACATGATATTGATGAAGCATTAAAAATTGCTAATAAAATAATTGTTTTTACACCAAATAAAACTATAGAGGAATTTGAAATTAATTATGGATTTGATAGAAATATTACAGATGAAAAATTTATAAAACTTAAAGATAAAATATTAAAAATACTAAAGGAGGAATAG
- a CDS encoding NrtA/SsuA/CpmA family ABC transporter substrate-binding protein: MKLKIIKGLLIGISIVSLIGCSSTSNTNSKTTESIDYPKEINITYVKSPLNVPSIIQKKDNLFGKEFGKDNINVNFENITSGPEQTAALAAGEIDFLHALGGTSALIAASKGVDLKIINTYSRSPKGFMILTKDPSIKTAKDLKDKKVAGPKGTILHQVLIAALSKEGCTENDVKFMNMGIPEASSALESGSVDASLLAGPAALKEINNGATVVADGEGLVDGIIVTAVSTKFAEKYPELVERFKKVENETLDYINNNEDECLQKVSDEVGLTLDETKEMYKWYDFNIDITENDINSLNDTQKFLIDNKMQDSKIDINKIILNS; this comes from the coding sequence ATGAAATTAAAAATAATAAAAGGATTACTTATTGGAATTTCTATTGTGTCACTTATAGGGTGTTCAAGTACATCTAATACTAATTCAAAGACAACAGAAAGTATAGATTACCCAAAAGAAATAAATATAACTTATGTTAAGTCTCCACTTAATGTGCCATCAATAATTCAAAAGAAAGATAACCTTTTTGGCAAAGAATTTGGTAAAGATAATATAAATGTGAATTTTGAAAATATAACATCAGGACCTGAGCAGACAGCAGCACTTGCAGCAGGAGAAATTGATTTTCTTCATGCACTTGGCGGAACATCAGCACTTATTGCAGCATCTAAAGGTGTTGATTTAAAAATAATAAATACATATAGTAGATCACCTAAAGGATTTATGATATTAACAAAAGATCCATCAATAAAGACAGCAAAAGATTTAAAAGATAAAAAAGTTGCAGGACCTAAAGGAACAATTCTTCATCAAGTACTTATTGCAGCACTTTCAAAAGAAGGATGCACAGAAAATGATGTAAAATTTATGAATATGGGAATACCAGAAGCTTCTTCAGCCCTTGAAAGTGGAAGTGTTGATGCATCACTTTTAGCAGGACCAGCAGCTTTAAAGGAGATAAATAATGGAGCAACAGTAGTTGCAGATGGCGAAGGTCTTGTTGATGGAATAATAGTAACAGCGGTAAGCACAAAGTTTGCAGAAAAATATCCAGAACTTGTAGAACGATTTAAAAAAGTTGAAAATGAAACTTTAGATTATATAAATAATAACGAAGATGAATGTTTACAAAAAGTTTCTGATGAAGTTGGACTTACATTAGATGAGACTAAAGAAATGTATAAATGGTATGATTTCAATATAGATATAACAGAAAATGATATTAACTCACTTAATGATACACAAAAATTTCTTATAGATAATAAAATGCAAGATAGTAAGATAGATATTAATAAAATTATTTTAAATTCTTAA